A region from the Pseudomonas sp. Teo4 genome encodes:
- the mltB gene encoding lytic murein transglycosylase B, with the protein MQAVRGWAARFAPWIGALGLFGAVQQANAGDYEGSPQVAEFVGEMTRDYGFAGEQLMGVFSEVQRKQSILDAISRPAERVKPWKEYRPMFITDARIARGVDFWRQHEATLARAEQEYGVPAQVIVSIIGVETFFGRNTGNYRVIDALSTLGFDYPPRAEFFRKELREFLLLAREEQLDPLTLKGSYAGAMGLPQFMPSSFRNYAVDFDGDGHINIWNNPDDAIGSVASYFKRHGWVAGEPVVSRAQVAGAQVDQGLTTGIEPVKTVGELRALGWSSHDALRDDLPVTAFRLEGDNGPEYWMGLKNFYAITRYNRSVMYAMAVHQLSEQLVQARGVK; encoded by the coding sequence ATGCAAGCAGTGCGTGGCTGGGCTGCCCGTTTTGCGCCGTGGATCGGTGCGCTGGGCCTGTTTGGCGCTGTCCAGCAAGCCAATGCCGGCGACTATGAAGGCTCGCCCCAGGTGGCCGAGTTCGTCGGTGAAATGACCCGTGACTACGGCTTTGCCGGCGAACAGTTGATGGGCGTGTTCAGTGAGGTACAGCGCAAGCAGTCGATTCTCGACGCGATTTCCCGTCCGGCCGAGCGGGTCAAGCCGTGGAAAGAGTACCGGCCGATGTTCATCACCGATGCGCGCATCGCCCGGGGCGTGGACTTCTGGCGTCAGCACGAGGCGACTTTGGCGCGGGCCGAGCAGGAATACGGCGTGCCTGCCCAGGTGATCGTGTCCATTATCGGTGTCGAAACCTTCTTTGGCCGTAACACTGGCAACTACCGGGTCATCGACGCGCTTTCTACGCTTGGCTTCGACTACCCGCCACGTGCTGAATTCTTCCGCAAGGAACTGCGCGAGTTCCTGCTGCTGGCCCGTGAAGAACAACTCGACCCGCTTACCCTCAAGGGCTCGTACGCGGGCGCAATGGGCCTGCCGCAGTTCATGCCCAGCAGTTTCCGTAACTATGCCGTCGATTTCGACGGTGATGGCCACATCAACATCTGGAACAACCCCGATGACGCCATCGGCAGTGTCGCCAGTTACTTCAAGCGCCATGGCTGGGTAGCCGGCGAGCCTGTGGTCAGCCGCGCCCAGGTGGCCGGTGCGCAGGTCGACCAGGGGCTGACCACCGGTATCGAGCCAGTGAAGACGGTCGGGGAGTTGCGGGCGCTGGGTTGGTCGAGTCATGATGCGCTGCGCGATGATCTGCCGGTTACCGCCTTCCGTCTGGAGGGTGACAACGGCCCCGAGTACTGGATGGGCCTGAAGAACTTCTACGCGATCACTCGCTACAACCGCAGCGTGATGTATGCCATGGCGGTGCATCAGCTTTCGGAACAGCTGGTTCAAGCACGGGGCGTCAAGTAA
- a CDS encoding septal ring lytic transglycosylase RlpA family protein — protein sequence MRAIISANSFKLLTCVAVGLALASCSSSRPTSQQSGNVVRTQPGLDINRAHKDGAPWWDVDVNKIPDATPTVHTGAYKANPYTVLGKTYYPMQDSRNYRAEGTASWYGTKFHGQNTANGELYDLYGMSAAHKTLPLPAYVRVTNLANGRSVILRVNDRGPFYSDRIIDLSYAAAKKLGYAEIGTAHVRVEGIDPQQWWAQRGQQPPLMLKEPQVAQAQPIAASTGRVEQWTPPPQQHAAPVVPVQVGGNNVPSSNGGSFLQVGAFANPDAAELLRSKLSTMVSAPVFISSIVRNQQTLHRVRLGPISSQGEIQQAQDSIRLANLGQAKLVTAD from the coding sequence ATGCGCGCAATCATCTCTGCCAATTCTTTCAAGCTGCTGACCTGCGTCGCGGTCGGTCTGGCCCTGGCCAGTTGTTCCTCCAGTCGCCCGACTTCCCAGCAGAGCGGCAATGTCGTCCGCACCCAGCCGGGCCTGGACATCAACCGTGCCCACAAGGACGGTGCGCCGTGGTGGGACGTGGACGTCAACAAGATTCCCGACGCCACCCCAACCGTGCACACCGGTGCCTACAAGGCTAACCCGTACACGGTGCTGGGCAAGACCTACTACCCGATGCAGGATTCGCGCAACTACCGCGCCGAAGGCACCGCGTCCTGGTACGGCACCAAGTTCCACGGGCAGAACACCGCCAACGGTGAACTCTACGACCTCTATGGCATGAGCGCGGCGCACAAGACGCTGCCGCTGCCTGCTTACGTGCGCGTGACCAACCTGGCCAATGGCCGCAGCGTGATTCTGCGGGTCAACGACCGTGGCCCGTTCTATTCCGACCGGATCATCGACCTGTCCTACGCGGCGGCAAAGAAACTCGGTTATGCCGAGATCGGCACCGCCCACGTGCGGGTCGAGGGCATCGACCCGCAGCAATGGTGGGCCCAGCGTGGCCAGCAGCCACCGCTGATGCTGAAGGAGCCGCAGGTGGCTCAGGCGCAGCCGATTGCGGCCAGTACCGGTCGGGTCGAGCAGTGGACGCCACCGCCGCAGCAGCACGCGGCGCCTGTGGTGCCGGTACAGGTGGGGGGCAACAATGTCCCGAGCAGCAATGGTGGCAGCTTCCTGCAAGTGGGCGCGTTCGCCAACCCGGATGCCGCTGAGCTTCTGCGTTCGAAACTGAGCACCATGGTCAGTGCCCCGGTATTCATCAGCTCCATCGTGCGTAACCAGCAGACCCTGCACCGGGTGCGTCTGGGGCCGATCAGCAGCCAGGGCGAGATCCAGCAGGCTCAGGACAGCATTCGCCTGGCGAACTTGGGGCAGGCGAAGCTGGTCACAGCTGACTGA
- a CDS encoding D-alanyl-D-alanine carboxypeptidase family protein encodes MNITKLAKRLCLPVLLMITPAAFAAEQMMPSPPQLAAKSYVLMDASSGNVLVENNGDERLPPASLTKLMTAYIATVDIRRGQIGENDPVTVSENAWRTGGSRMFIKVGSQVTVSDLLHGIIIQSGNDASVALSEHIAGSEDAFADMMNKTAAELGMSNSHFMNPTGLPNPEHYSSAHDMALLARAIINIDPAHYAIYSQKEFFWNNIKQPNRNLLLWRDKTVDGLKTGHTEEAGYCMVASAVRDGQRLIAVVFGTNSEQARAAETQKLLTYGFRFFETQTFYQKGTELAQAPVWKGATSQVKAGLANDLTMTMPKGQLKRLQASMTMNPQLTAPIAKGDVIGKVEVKLDENVVHSADLIALDGVEEGGFIRRMWDSIRLFFYGLFN; translated from the coding sequence ATGAACATCACCAAGCTTGCCAAACGACTTTGCCTGCCCGTACTGCTGATGATCACGCCTGCCGCATTCGCGGCGGAGCAGATGATGCCATCGCCACCGCAGCTGGCCGCCAAGTCCTACGTACTCATGGATGCGTCCAGCGGCAACGTGCTGGTCGAGAACAACGGTGACGAGCGCCTGCCGCCAGCCAGCCTGACCAAGCTGATGACTGCCTACATCGCCACCGTCGACATTCGTCGTGGCCAGATCGGCGAGAACGACCCGGTCACCGTCAGCGAAAACGCTTGGCGTACCGGCGGTTCGCGCATGTTCATCAAGGTCGGCAGCCAGGTCACCGTCAGCGACCTGCTGCACGGCATCATCATCCAGTCGGGTAACGACGCCTCCGTCGCCCTGTCCGAGCACATCGCCGGCAGCGAAGACGCGTTCGCCGACATGATGAACAAGACCGCCGCCGAACTGGGCATGAGCAACAGTCACTTCATGAACCCGACCGGCCTGCCGAACCCGGAGCACTACTCTTCGGCCCACGACATGGCCCTGCTGGCGCGTGCGATCATCAACATCGACCCTGCGCACTACGCCATCTACTCGCAGAAAGAGTTCTTCTGGAACAACATCAAGCAGCCCAACCGCAACCTGCTGCTGTGGCGTGACAAGACCGTCGACGGTCTGAAAACCGGTCACACCGAAGAAGCCGGCTACTGCATGGTGGCTTCGGCCGTTCGTGATGGCCAGCGCCTGATCGCCGTGGTGTTCGGCACCAACAGCGAGCAAGCGCGTGCCGCCGAGACCCAGAAGCTGCTGACCTACGGTTTCCGCTTCTTCGAAACCCAGACCTTCTACCAGAAGGGTACCGAGCTGGCCCAGGCGCCGGTCTGGAAGGGTGCTACCAGCCAGGTGAAGGCCGGCTTGGCCAACGACCTGACCATGACTATGCCTAAAGGACAATTGAAGCGCCTGCAGGCTTCGATGACCATGAACCCGCAGCTCACCGCACCGATCGCAAAAGGTGACGTGATCGGCAAAGTGGAAGTCAAACTGGACGAAAACGTGGTTCACAGCGCCGACCTGATCGCCCTCGACGGCGTCGAGGAAGGTGGTTTCATCCGCCGTATGTGGGATAGCATTCGTCTATTCTTCTACGGGTTGTTCAACTGA
- a CDS encoding DUF493 domain-containing protein: MSEADVKSHKIEFPCEDYPIKVIGDTVVGFRDTVIEILSKHAKVDLKTLAERQSKEGKYTTVQLHIVAESENQLHDINSALRATGIVKMVL; the protein is encoded by the coding sequence ATGAGCGAAGCTGACGTCAAGTCGCACAAAATCGAATTCCCCTGCGAGGATTATCCGATCAAGGTGATCGGCGATACCGTTGTCGGTTTCAGAGACACGGTAATCGAGATCCTGAGCAAGCACGCCAAAGTCGACCTCAAGACCCTGGCCGAGCGCCAGAGCAAGGAAGGCAAGTACACCACCGTGCAACTGCATATCGTTGCCGAAAGCGAGAACCAGCTGCACGATATCAACAGCGCCCTGCGCGCGACCGGCATCGTGAAAATGGTGCTCTGA
- the lipB gene encoding lipoyl(octanoyl) transferase LipB encodes MPLCLGFRDLGLQPYEPVLEAMRRFTEQRGPDSQDEVWLVEHPAVFTQGQAGKAEHLLVPGDIPVVQTDRGGQVTYHGPGQLVAYLLLDVRRLGFGVRDLVSRIERTLIDLLASYDVQAAAKPDAPGVYVDGAKIASLGLRIRNGRSFHGLALNVDMDLAPFRRINPCGYAGLAMTQLRDLAGPIELDEVRTRLRGQLVKHLDYAEQTTLTGGID; translated from the coding sequence ATGCCGTTGTGTCTCGGTTTTCGCGATCTTGGCCTGCAGCCCTATGAACCGGTGCTGGAGGCCATGCGTCGGTTTACCGAGCAGCGAGGCCCGGACAGCCAGGACGAAGTCTGGCTGGTCGAGCACCCCGCGGTCTTCACCCAGGGCCAGGCCGGCAAGGCAGAGCACCTGCTGGTGCCGGGCGACATCCCGGTGGTGCAGACCGACCGTGGTGGCCAGGTGACCTATCACGGCCCCGGGCAGTTGGTGGCCTACCTGCTGCTGGATGTACGTCGCCTCGGCTTCGGTGTGCGTGACCTGGTGAGCCGCATCGAGCGCACCCTGATCGACCTGCTGGCCAGCTACGATGTCCAGGCTGCAGCAAAACCCGATGCTCCCGGTGTCTATGTCGATGGAGCGAAAATCGCCTCCCTCGGCCTGCGAATCCGCAATGGCCGCTCTTTTCACGGCCTTGCTCTGAATGTGGACATGGACCTTGCGCCATTCCGCCGAATCAACCCCTGCGGGTATGCGGGGCTGGCCATGACCCAGCTGCGTGACCTGGCAGGTCCGATCGAACTTGACGAGGTCAGGACAAGGCTGCGCGGACAGCTGGTCAAGCACCTCGACTATGCTGAGCAGACGACCCTCACGGGCGGAATCGACTGA
- the lipA gene encoding lipoyl synthase, giving the protein MTTVQEAVPNLIPTQDATPRPAPKKVEAGVKLRGAEKVARIPVKIIPTEELPKKPDWIRVRIPVSPEVDRIKQLLRKHKLHSVCEEASCPNLGECFSGGTATFMIMGDICTRRCPFCDVGHGRPKPLDLDEPKNLAIAIADLRLKYVVITSVDRDDLRDGGAQHFADCIREIRALSPGVQLETLVPDYRGRMDIALEITAQEPPDVFNHNLETVPRLYKAARPGSDYDWSLDLLQKFKQLVPHVPTKSGLMLGLGETDDEVIEVMHRMREHDIDMLTLGQYLQPSRSHLPVQRFVHPDTFAWFAEEGYKMGFKNVASGPLVRSSYHADQQAHEAKIKL; this is encoded by the coding sequence ATGACAACTGTGCAAGAAGCCGTGCCGAACCTGATACCTACCCAGGATGCCACCCCGCGCCCCGCGCCGAAGAAGGTGGAAGCTGGGGTTAAATTGCGTGGCGCCGAAAAGGTCGCCCGTATTCCGGTGAAGATCATCCCCACCGAAGAGCTGCCCAAGAAGCCGGACTGGATCCGCGTGCGTATCCCGGTTTCCCCGGAGGTCGACCGCATCAAGCAACTGCTGCGCAAGCACAAGCTGCACAGCGTATGTGAAGAGGCGTCCTGCCCGAACCTGGGCGAGTGCTTCTCGGGTGGTACCGCGACCTTCATGATCATGGGTGACATCTGCACCCGTCGCTGCCCGTTCTGTGACGTTGGCCATGGCCGACCGAAGCCACTGGATCTCGATGAGCCGAAAAACCTGGCCATCGCCATCGCCGACCTGCGCCTGAAGTATGTGGTGATCACCTCGGTTGACCGCGATGACCTGCGTGATGGCGGTGCCCAGCACTTCGCTGACTGCATTCGCGAAATCCGTGCGCTGTCGCCAGGTGTACAGCTCGAGACCCTGGTCCCGGATTACCGTGGCCGCATGGACATTGCCCTGGAAATCACCGCGCAAGAGCCGCCGGATGTCTTCAACCACAACCTGGAAACCGTACCGCGCCTGTACAAGGCGGCGCGTCCGGGTTCGGACTACGACTGGTCGCTGGACCTGCTGCAGAAGTTCAAGCAGCTGGTACCGCATGTGCCGACCAAGTCGGGCCTGATGCTCGGCCTGGGCGAAACCGACGACGAAGTCATCGAAGTCATGCATCGCATGCGCGAGCACGATATCGACATGCTGACCCTCGGCCAGTACCTGCAGCCTTCGCGTAGCCACCTGCCGGTGCAACGCTTCGTCCACCCGGACACTTTTGCCTGGTTTGCCGAGGAAGGCTACAAGATGGGCTTCAAGAACGTTGCGTCTGGCCCGCTGGTGCGTTCGTCCTATCACGCTGACCAGCAGGCTCACGAGGCCAAGATCAAGCTCTGA
- a CDS encoding LD-carboxypeptidase: MNSVETFESRLPAALPAGACFAVVAPAGPARLDAQKAGLWFASRGYQCRIYPSVNQAQGYLAGSDQRRLQDLHDAFADPSIHAILCMRGGYGSMRLLDKLDFDLIRRNPKPLIGYSDITALHTAIGRHSGLVSFHGAMLNADLLGAKLEPTESSLLAQLSGRMVAGDAIVHPAAYPLSCMVPGEACGRLVGGNLSLLGATLGTLAEVDTQGSILFIEDVNEPLYRIDRLLTQLRLAGKLEGIKGVLVGDFAGITVAAMTPLLEDIFAPLGVPVLAGWRSGHCDPNVCLPLGAWVRLDSVKQTLVLQQDLFQS; encoded by the coding sequence TTGAACAGCGTTGAAACCTTCGAGTCCCGCCTGCCTGCTGCGTTGCCAGCGGGTGCCTGCTTCGCCGTGGTCGCCCCCGCCGGGCCGGCCCGGCTGGATGCGCAAAAGGCCGGGCTGTGGTTTGCCAGCCGTGGTTACCAGTGCCGGATCTATCCAAGCGTCAATCAGGCCCAAGGCTATCTGGCCGGCTCCGACCAACGCCGCCTGCAAGACCTGCACGATGCATTCGCCGACCCTTCCATCCATGCCATTTTGTGCATGCGCGGCGGTTACGGAAGCATGCGCTTGCTCGATAAGCTCGATTTCGACCTGATTCGTCGCAATCCCAAGCCATTGATTGGCTACAGCGACATCACCGCGCTGCACACCGCAATCGGCCGGCACAGCGGGCTGGTCAGCTTTCATGGGGCGATGCTTAACGCCGACTTGCTGGGCGCCAAGCTGGAACCCACCGAGTCTTCGCTGCTGGCGCAGCTGTCCGGGCGTATGGTGGCGGGCGATGCCATTGTCCACCCGGCAGCTTATCCGTTGAGCTGTATGGTGCCGGGCGAGGCCTGCGGCCGCCTGGTGGGGGGCAACCTGTCGCTGCTGGGCGCCACGCTGGGTACCTTGGCCGAGGTCGATACCCAGGGCAGTATCCTGTTCATCGAGGATGTGAACGAGCCGCTTTACCGCATAGACCGTCTGCTGACGCAGTTGCGCCTGGCGGGCAAGCTGGAGGGCATCAAAGGCGTGCTGGTGGGGGATTTTGCCGGGATTACGGTCGCTGCCATGACGCCGCTGCTGGAGGACATATTCGCGCCGCTGGGCGTGCCAGTGCTGGCCGGGTGGCGCAGCGGGCACTGTGATCCGAATGTGTGTTTGCCGCTGGGGGCATGGGTACGGCTGGACAGCGTGAAGCAGACTCTGGTACTGCAGCAGGACCTGTTCCAGTCCTGA
- a CDS encoding lytic murein transglycosylase: MLLSLLPRWKTRQLIVASSLVLLVACAEKPTAADALPLAPAQPAPVVTLPTATPDVSTEIQPLQTFAQWQAGFRQQALQAGISAYTFDRAFIGVTPDMDVIKADRSQPEFTRPVWEYLEGALSPLRVRNGKKLLEQNAELLSRIEQRYGVDRQVLVSVWGMESNFGQFQGNKSVIRSLATLAYEGRRPQFAQDQLIAALQILQNGDIQPDAMRGSWAGAMGQTQFIPTTYNTHAVDFDGDGRRDIWNSTPDALASTAHYLQSSGWKRGQPWGFEVQVPAGFDYWLADGALRKPVSEWMQMGVKLPVGTQLPAGSNQLSAALLLPAGARGPAFLVLDNFRAILKYNNSSSYALAVSLLGDRFSGWGFIAGSWPKEDLPLSRTERVELQNLLNASGHEAGNADGIIGANTRKAIRNAQQGLGWPADGYPTHKLLDSLRRQ; encoded by the coding sequence ATGCTTCTCAGTCTTCTCCCTCGCTGGAAAACCCGCCAACTGATCGTGGCCTCCAGCCTTGTCCTGCTCGTCGCCTGCGCGGAGAAACCCACCGCCGCCGACGCCCTGCCGCTGGCACCTGCCCAGCCCGCCCCGGTAGTGACCCTGCCCACCGCTACACCCGACGTCAGCACTGAAATCCAGCCTCTGCAAACCTTTGCTCAATGGCAGGCCGGTTTCCGTCAGCAAGCGCTGCAAGCCGGCATTTCGGCGTACACCTTCGACCGTGCATTCATTGGCGTGACGCCAGACATGGACGTGATCAAGGCCGACCGCAGCCAGCCTGAATTCACCCGTCCGGTGTGGGAGTACCTCGAAGGCGCCCTGTCGCCGCTGCGTGTGCGCAACGGCAAGAAGCTGCTGGAGCAGAACGCCGAACTGCTGAGCCGCATCGAGCAGCGCTATGGCGTCGATCGCCAGGTGCTGGTTTCTGTTTGGGGCATGGAAAGCAACTTTGGCCAGTTCCAGGGCAACAAATCGGTGATTCGCTCGCTGGCCACTCTGGCCTATGAGGGCCGCCGCCCGCAGTTCGCCCAGGACCAACTGATCGCGGCCCTGCAGATCCTGCAGAACGGCGACATCCAGCCGGACGCCATGCGCGGTTCCTGGGCTGGCGCCATGGGCCAGACCCAGTTCATTCCGACCACCTACAACACCCACGCCGTGGACTTCGACGGCGATGGCCGCCGGGACATCTGGAACAGCACCCCCGACGCTCTGGCCTCCACGGCTCACTACCTGCAAAGCTCGGGCTGGAAGCGCGGTCAGCCTTGGGGCTTCGAGGTACAGGTGCCGGCCGGCTTCGATTACTGGCTGGCTGACGGCGCGCTGCGCAAACCGGTCTCCGAGTGGATGCAGATGGGCGTGAAACTGCCAGTCGGCACACAGTTGCCGGCCGGCAGCAACCAGCTGTCCGCCGCCCTGTTGCTGCCTGCGGGCGCACGCGGCCCGGCGTTCCTGGTGCTGGACAACTTCCGCGCCATCCTCAAGTACAACAACTCGTCGTCCTATGCTTTGGCTGTGAGCCTGCTGGGGGACCGCTTCAGTGGTTGGGGCTTCATTGCTGGCAGTTGGCCGAAGGAAGACCTGCCACTGAGCCGTACCGAGCGTGTGGAGCTGCAGAACCTGCTCAATGCCAGCGGGCATGAGGCGGGCAATGCCGACGGCATCATTGGCGCAAACACCCGCAAGGCCATTCGCAATGCCCAGCAGGGGCTGGGATGGCCGGCGGATGGGTATCCGACGCACAAGCTGCTCGATAGTCTGCGTCGGCAGTGA
- the arfA gene encoding alternative ribosome rescue factor ArfA, with product MSKKPKKHGPNKAKSIIAQPLFRCRQERPNKGKGSYRREAFQSRDWEASYFLAA from the coding sequence ATGAGCAAAAAGCCGAAAAAGCACGGCCCCAACAAGGCCAAGTCCATCATCGCCCAGCCGCTGTTCCGCTGCCGACAAGAGCGACCGAACAAGGGCAAAGGCAGCTACCGCCGCGAAGCCTTCCAATCGAGAGATTGGGAGGCTTCTTACTTTTTGGCCGCATGA
- the holA gene encoding DNA polymerase III subunit delta, with amino-acid sequence MKLSPAQLNKHLQGALAPVYVVSGDDPLLCQEAADAIRAAARQQGFDERQVFSADANFDWGTLLQAGASLSLFAQRRLLELRLPSGKPGDKGASALMEYCARPAEDTLLLISLPKLDGSAQKTKWGKALIEGAHCQFIQIWPVDAQQLPQWINQRLSQAGLSAQRDAVDLIAARVEGNLLAAAQEIEKLKLLAEGNQITVETVQAAVADSARFDVFGLVDAILNGEAAHALRMLEGLRGEGVEPPVILWALARELRLLAGLAQQFSQGVPLDKAFSQARPPVWDKRRPLVSKALQRLSAQRWAQLLQDAQRIDAQIKGQAEGSPWTGLARLSLLMAGQRLALPPE; translated from the coding sequence ATGAAGCTCTCCCCCGCCCAACTCAACAAGCACCTGCAAGGCGCCTTGGCACCGGTCTATGTGGTCAGCGGTGACGACCCACTGCTGTGTCAGGAGGCCGCCGACGCCATCCGTGCTGCCGCCCGCCAGCAAGGCTTCGATGAGCGCCAGGTGTTCAGTGCCGACGCCAACTTCGACTGGGGCACCCTGCTCCAGGCCGGAGCCAGCCTCTCGCTGTTCGCCCAACGACGCCTGCTGGAGCTGCGCCTGCCCTCGGGCAAACCCGGTGACAAGGGCGCCAGCGCGCTGATGGAATACTGCGCCAGGCCTGCCGAGGACACCCTGCTGCTGATCAGCCTGCCCAAACTGGATGGCAGCGCGCAGAAGACCAAATGGGGCAAGGCACTGATCGAAGGCGCCCACTGCCAGTTCATCCAGATCTGGCCGGTGGATGCTCAGCAACTGCCGCAGTGGATCAATCAGCGCCTGTCCCAGGCAGGACTGTCGGCTCAACGCGATGCCGTCGACCTGATTGCTGCAAGGGTCGAAGGCAATCTGCTGGCCGCCGCCCAAGAGATCGAAAAGCTCAAGCTGCTCGCCGAAGGCAACCAGATCACCGTCGAGACGGTGCAGGCCGCTGTTGCCGACAGTGCGCGCTTCGATGTGTTTGGCCTGGTCGATGCCATTCTCAACGGCGAGGCCGCGCATGCACTGCGCATGCTCGAAGGCTTGCGCGGCGAGGGCGTCGAACCACCGGTGATTCTCTGGGCGCTGGCCCGCGAGCTGCGCTTGCTGGCGGGGCTGGCCCAGCAGTTCAGCCAGGGCGTGCCGCTGGACAAGGCATTCAGCCAAGCGCGACCGCCGGTGTGGGACAAACGTCGGCCATTGGTCAGCAAGGCCCTGCAGCGTCTTTCTGCGCAGCGCTGGGCGCAGTTGCTGCAAGATGCCCAGCGCATCGACGCGCAGATCAAAGGCCAGGCTGAAGGTTCGCCATGGACCGGCCTCGCGCGGTTGTCGCTTTTGATGGCCGGCCAGCGCCTGGCGCTACCTCCCGAGTAA
- the lptE gene encoding LPS assembly lipoprotein LptE: MIKRNLLVIGLAVVLSACGFQLRGTGSTELSVKEMDVSARNAYGETVTQLREVLQRSGVNVHAGAPYRLVLTNEKETQRAATYSGGNRSAEYELTTELDYSIRGLNNLELLSDKLEVRKIYIHDGSNITGSDQEAEQARTEMRRDLVQAMVVRLQLLTPSQLDQLQQEADERAKAEAAALEAARRQQAETPQQSPLEVPGN; this comes from the coding sequence ATGATCAAACGCAACCTGCTGGTAATAGGCCTGGCCGTCGTGCTCAGCGCCTGTGGTTTCCAGCTGCGCGGCACCGGCTCTACCGAGCTGAGCGTCAAAGAAATGGACGTTAGCGCGCGCAACGCCTACGGCGAGACCGTTACCCAACTGCGTGAAGTGCTGCAACGTAGCGGTGTCAACGTTCACGCGGGCGCACCTTACCGCCTGGTGCTGACCAACGAGAAAGAGACCCAGCGCGCCGCGACCTACAGCGGTGGCAACCGCTCGGCAGAATACGAGCTGACCACGGAACTGGACTACAGCATTCGAGGCCTGAACAACCTCGAACTGCTCAGCGACAAGCTGGAAGTTCGCAAGATCTACATCCACGACGGCTCCAACATCACCGGTTCCGATCAGGAAGCCGAACAGGCCCGCACCGAGATGCGTCGCGACCTGGTACAAGCCATGGTCGTGCGTCTGCAGTTGCTGACGCCGTCCCAGCTGGACCAGTTGCAGCAGGAAGCCGACGAACGTGCCAAGGCTGAAGCTGCCGCACTGGAGGCCGCCCGCCGCCAGCAGGCTGAGACGCCACAGCAATCGCCGCTGGAAGTTCCGGGCAACTAA